aaaatcgACTTGTTCTTGCAACATAAAGAAAATGGGGGACAATGAAATAAGCAGCTGGTATCAGGCATCTGATGgagattttcaataaattttggtgTCAAACAAATTCTTGAATATTCTTCAACTGATGAACTCCGGACCAATTCTCAGTTACGCGGTGCAGCTGAAGGTGTGGAATTCAACTCCTTTCAACACTGTGTAAACAAGCTCTGTCACTAGTGTGTCTTACATTGAAAGGTGTTCTTACCAAAGTTTTTAGTTGATATCCTTCAGAAATGATCAATGCACCCAGATCACTCATGGGATCCTTGGTACTACCATGTCATCATCAAAATCTTGAAGCATTCTGTAGGACCTCATCTCCTTCTCAACCTATTACGCTCTACATGAACCACTCCAGGCGAGCAAACTGATCCCTATGATTTGCTACCAAAATGATTACCTCATCTTTATGGCAGAATGCAAAGAGTGACTGACGACAAACTCGCTTCATTAGACTGTAATTCCCAGAAAGCCACTGGGGAGACAGCTACGTCTCACCTTTTAGGCCTTACACTAATGATACCAAGTATAGCAACATTGTCGCCCGACTAGTCAGCTCGAACGTAAGCTTTCTCTGCAGTGGGCTAATATGAAAACCGAGCTAGGCAGAGACGTCACTCAGCAGCATGCCACCAAAAGGCCAACCGCCAAACTTTCCCACTATTCAGCCCAAAAGCCCTTACTTCCAAATTTGACCACCTTTGAGACGATGGCCTTCGGTGCAAAAAGTGAAATGACAGCGTGTAAAGACGATGAGACACCATTGAATAGCGCGACAACCCGAATGGGCGACAATATGGTCCCAAAGAGCTTTGCACGGTAAATCGTACATTGCCATACACTACTTAGAACACATTCCCCGGATATAAGAGCTGTACCCAGATCGAGTGTATGTTGTCTCTGCAAGGAATCAAAATAAAGGCCGAGAAAAACTAGCATATCTATCAGTGACATAACACCACCAATCCATTTGTCGACCTTATCCACTCTATAGTATGAAAGCTATGAATAGTCCGGATCATTTTACCCAAATAGAAGCAAAAGGATCTAGTAAACTTTCAGACCATAAACCGGCCGAAGAGTAAAGCCAGCGAGTGAGTCAAGGCAATTGCTTTAacttttacttgattttatcTTTTTGACTTATCACAACTGCTTGAGGAATGGAACCGTGAtcctaaatttttctttcttttttcttttatctttgtttgttttcaacCAACTAAGGATTTTAATGTTCTCTCGTTGTTTTGCTCGGGGTTATGTGTAAATGAAAAGGCCGTAAGGCCTTATGGATACAACGTCATTATTTATTGACTAACTAGGTTGTAATTAGATTTCCAGCggaaaatgttcatttaaaAGTCATCAAAGTCAAAAACTTAAACCAAATAACGACCGTAGAAAAGAATCGTTGCAACGGCAAAATAAATGGTGATGATCCATTGCACGTAAAAGCAAATAGCTCTTGCTGGCTGCCGTATAACATAGACTGCATAGACGATTGTATGTAAGATTCGAGCAACTGTAGCTGTTACAAAGCAACTTTTTGCAACCCATGGCAAAGGATCCGTTAAAACGTAAAGCAGGCCAATTGTCAGATACGGCAGAATGTTTTCCATGTCGTTTCGATGAGCTCTGTCAATATTGACAAATTTGAAGTGGTGAGAATCACATAAAAGCGCTTATTCCTTACAACTTTACAGTTTTGAGACATTATTGGTTCGCAAGTACCttggaatgaatgaattaatgATGGACTCGACTTTAAGAGTCACTTTGAAGTCACTTTAGTCAGTaatgaaactaaaataaaTGTCTCCAGCAGGGCgtttcaaatttcaagttttgagtACAATTCCCTACTTGACACTCACGGCATCTCCcgtaaatatttcaatatacATCATTGACTTGACCGGTAAAACAATGAAACTACAGACTGAGTATGGGCATGACCAATCGACCAATTTATCTTGCACTCAATCTATGTCGAATTACTCCAGGCCGACATTTGACCATACCCACTCTATGCGATCATTGCGTTAAAACTCATTTCGCGACGGCCTAGGAACTAAAATAACTTGCATTCGGCTTTTCATTGCCTTGTGTGATTGCAATCCGCCCAAAATAAAAGCTCCAGATAATGACAAGGAATTCAAATTCTTACCTTCGTACACGATTTACGTCTTCGTTATCAAAGTTAACTTCGGATCGCTCCGAAAAGACAGCATCTTCTGGTGATGAGAAAGTctgtaaaagagaaaattgtgaaaagaaTCGAAAAGATGAGCTTAAATGTTGGTTTATGGGTAATATGAGGTCCACCACTTCTTTCATCTAATGATTTTTATCCCTTTCGGGGAAACAGATACCGTCGTGAGCTTTGAGCGTTTTCTGATTTCAATCATTCAATCATTTCCCCAACATCTGCCATTTCTGACGCATTACGTTTTGCGTGTCGATTTCTTTGGCAAGTTTATAAAAGGACTTGTgtcacacttccactgtaagGGTTCGATCGAATATCCATTAAACCATAGGGAATTGCAGAGACTGCAATGCAGACCAATACGATTGTATTCAGGAAAGACACTTAAAACGGTCAAAGCTTCCAAATGGGTGATTTTTGGGAAAAACCCTGAAACATGTGTCGAAAGCATCCAAAAGTAACATAACATGGCTCAGtagcttaaaacgctcatagcaaCGAAATTATtgacttttatgaaaattccttcaaatttgtTTCTCAGAATTACGTCTTTTACCTACCGTGAAAGCCAAATTTAGCCAATTCAtaccaatttccattttttgaaatttaacatCTCGGCTAAATCTTAAGCATTTTTAGAATAGGAGCAAAGAGGGGAAAGTCAAAGAGTTCGTGTATATATCCTCAGTCCtactgaaatttttatttccaatttttttagtgggttaggacttgcgtcacggccttttactaacgtagggcctatcagcataaaaaactaaaactaaataattcaaaaactcCAGCAGGACTGTTTGTTACTCTTTATTGTACCGAGCTTTCGACTGTTCGATCAGTCAACAATGTATTTACAGCTTTAGTAAACTTTCTTACAGCCTTGACGACGACTGATCAAACAGTcgaaagcaatacaacaatctACACAATACTCTGAAAGTTCTTTACACCAACGAAAGTGAAAAACTAACTTCCACTACTCAGAACTGTAACCGTAAAAATGGTTTAATGAAATGCGCAcatatttttgaacaattttttgcttagaatcataaaatccataaaatatAAAGTGACGCTTGCATGcaaatcattttcatcatcATTTTCGGGAATATTGCAAAAATGTAAGGAGAAGAGTCctttttatcaattatttttaaaatttaccgTCAGGATTGAATGTGCCGGAACAAAAAAGGTTTGCCTCGAACCCCAAACCCCTTCTTTATATTTTATCTttaatttgtctttttcaAACGCACAGTGGGTTTGGTTCtacgatttttgttttctccaATTCCCATTGCATTTCTACCACTTTaccaattttgagaattaaaaAAGAcgcaaaacaaaatcatcaaaatatttacgtAAGCAACAAACGGATGaattttatatcgaaaatgaaattaaccTGCGTACGAAATCGTTGATTTGATGTTAAATATGACATGGCCAACATTTTCAGCACTAATATTGCGGAGCACACAATAAACGCTGAGAATACAGTATTCGTACAATCAATTAGTTCGTaagtttttaacattttgccGGAATTCTACGACTTAATAATAATACCAAACCACACGTTCACCGGCTGATACAACACTGAAATTAACATAACATATCTTCAACATCAACAACATCTTAACTTGACTTAACTCTTGTATAACGACGTTAAAAAAAGGAGTGTAATCTTTACTTGTCTTCATAATATTACAAGATGTTCCGACTAGTACATGTGACGGTTTTCGTTGTATCAACGCTTTTAGTTGTATAGTACATATTagcgctgcataaaaaagcggTCGAATATacgatattttgatttttagccccgtacgaagtactgggggcttataagattaatatgccgtttgtaacacgtcgaattggaagcagacagtaagggcaaagcattatgttcatagatgacgaatccgcaataaaaaaaatgtccgtccgtccgtccgtgacccctctagcttgagtaaatcacaaccttttttcaaaattcttttttttccccgattggtatcggcaaaagtaaggtcaagttcgaaaatgggcatggtaggatcggcccctccagagctagggccctataggtgtttttcagtctttcgacgatatctaccgaaatacgcacgcaatagctgcttgtgatatatcaaatgaaaggtattgacgagtagaacaaagttgttgaacattgtttttgggtaagatgcaacgtgggcttgttgggagggctcaaaggtcgttactcggccctaagtgttttttgcacataaatcgagtaaatctcatccgattttgctagattttgttttatttgagagataattgaatgccgaatagaatgatggcaaaaaaagtttcaaatttgggcccttggactaaggccgctactcggccctaagtgttttttgcacataaatcgagtaaatcttaaccgattttgttagtttttgtttcatttgagaggtaattgaatacccaatggaaagttggcaaaaaattttgggtttctaaaataatgtcgtaaattgttggttttatttgaaaggtacttcgtacgggctttcgtaattgcgctatgcgcaattttaaaaatgaacagtttcagtaaatttggcaatgcccaacttgacttgcattttggtaacagacgcattagagggttgtagacgtattagggttccgggcttattagggctacggacgtattatggttgcggacgaaataggattacgggttgtacggggctaagtcgcagcaaacgctccgactgttctgatgccttgtttttatggGAATTGACACTCAAACGTTGATATCTCCGTTATTTTTAGAGTACAAGAGTCTAATCAAAAGAAGATTGGGTGGCACCctttaaacataaaattttaaaaatcggtttttGGCGAAAAGATTAGTGGACTCAGTCGATTATGTACTTTCtggattaaatttaaaattgatccACCCTAGCGTATCTTCGAGCCCTGTTggaaaaacaaagaattttcaaaattggatgaaaatCAAGTTCTTATGCGTTCTGTAGGCAAACGTTTTGTCCTCTGAATTATATCAGGCACTTTGAGCCTATCACCTAAATAGTACTTCGTGCGGAGTTAAACATTAAACAAAAAGGATGGTGGCACTTGATCCCCAAAAGAAAGTC
This region of Bradysia coprophila strain Holo2 chromosome IV, BU_Bcop_v1, whole genome shotgun sequence genomic DNA includes:
- the LOC119066628 gene encoding prostaglandin E synthase-like yields the protein MLKTYELIDCTNTVFSAFIVCSAILVLKMLAMSYLTSNQRFRTQTFSSPEDAVFSERSEVNFDNEDVNRVRRAHRNDMENILPYLTIGLLYVLTDPLPWVAKSCFVTATVARILHTIVYAVYVIRQPARAICFYVQWIITIYFAVATILFYGRYLV